One Malaclemys terrapin pileata isolate rMalTer1 chromosome 7, rMalTer1.hap1, whole genome shotgun sequence genomic region harbors:
- the HYAL2 gene encoding hyaluronidase-2 — MRGGSVLAVPWLLVLAVAGGRGQDEKPTFAPLFTRKPFIVAWNAPTQDCRPRFKVQLDFSLFDLQASPNEGFVDQNLTIFYKERLGLYPYYDEQQVAVNGGVPQNSSLREHLDRLEEGIRKYIRSEAKEGLAVIDWEEWRPIWIRNWQNKDIYRKNSRQLVLSRHPDWQEDMVNKEAQYEFESSARKFMLRTLQYAKSYRPKQLWGYYLFPDCYNHDYSKNPDSYTGRCPDVEKTRNDRLSWLWKESKALYPSIYLDQVLASSENGRKFVRSRVMEALRISHQHHDGYSLPVFVYARPTYSRKLDVLSRMDLVSTIGESAALGAAGAIFWGDTDYTKSQSTCRTIKAYLEEELGHYIVNVTTAAQHCSRALCQGWGRCLRRDSTANVFLHLNPLSFQIRPRGEADGQQPMLRVEGELSAADTAYLRTHFRCQCYQGWRGDACERQLSTHNSGACPTCATLGLLVLGLLACLD, encoded by the exons ATGCGGGGCGGCTCTGTGCTGGCAGTGCCATGGCTCCTGGTCCTTGCTGTCGCTGGCGGCCGTGGGCAGGATGAGAAGCCAACCTTTGCCCCCCTTTTCACCCGGAAGCCCTTCATTGTGGCCTGGAACGCACCCACCCAGGACTGCAGGCCCCGCTTCAAGGTCCAGCTGGACTTCAGCCTCTTTGACCTGCAGGCCTCACCCAATGAGGGCTTTGTAGACCAGAACCTCACCATCTTCTACAAGGAGCGCCTGGGCCTCTACCCCTACTACGATGAGCAGCAGGTGGCTGTGAATGGGGGTGTCCCCCAGAACAGCAGCCTCCGGGAGCACCTGGACCGGCTAGAGGAGGGCATCCGCAAGTACATCCGCTCAGAGGCCAAGGAAGGTCTGGCTGTCATTGACTGGGAGGAATGGCGGCCCATCTGGATCCGCAACTGGCAGAACAAAGACATCTACCGCAAGAACTCCCGGCAGCTGGTGCTGTCGCGGCACCCCGACTGGCAGGAGGACATGGTGAACAAGGAGGCCCAGTACGAGTTTGAGAGCTCGGCCCGGAAATTCATGCTCCGCACCCTACAGTACGCCAAGAGCTACCGGCCTAAGCAGCTGTGGGGTTACTACCTCTTCCCGGACTGCTACAACCACGACTACAGCAAGAACCCTGACAGCTACACGGGACGCTGCCCTGACGTGGAGAAGACACGCAATGACCGGCTGTCCTGGCTCTGGAAGGAGAGCAAAGCCCTCTACCCTTCCATCTACCTAGACCAGGTCCTGGCCTCCTCTGAGAACGGCCGCAAGTTCGTGCGCTCGCGGGTCATGGAGGCTCTGCGGATCTCCCACCAGCACCACGACGGCTACTCACTGCCTGTCTTCGTCTACGCCAGGCCCACCTACAGCCGTAAGCTGGACGTGCTGAGCAGG ATGGACCTGGTCTCCACCATCGGCGAGAGCGCAGCCCTGGGGGCAGCTGGTGCCATCTTTTGGGGTGATACAGACTACACCAAGAGCCAG AGCACCTGCCGGACTATCAAGGCctacctggaggaggagctgggtcaCTACATCGTCAACGTCACCACGGCGGCTCAGCACTGCAGCCGGGCACTgtgccagggctgggggcgctgcctgcgCCGGGACAGCACCGCCAACGTCTTCCTCCACCTCAACCCTCTCAGCTTCCAGATCCGGCCCCGGGGTGAAGCCGACGGGCAGCAGCCAATGCTGCGGGTGGAGGGGGAGCTGTCTGCCGCTGACACCGCATACCTACGGACCCACTTCCGGTGCCAGTGTTACCAGGGCTGGCGTGGGGATGCGTGCGAGCggcagctgagcacccacaacagTGGAGCCTGCCCGACCTGTGCCACTCTGGGACTCCTGGTGCTGGGGCTCCTGGCCTGCTTGGACTAG